One Erinaceus europaeus chromosome 5, mEriEur2.1, whole genome shotgun sequence genomic window carries:
- the ISL1 gene encoding insulin gene enhancer protein ISL-1 isoform X3, with translation MRARSKVYHIECFRCVACSRQLIPGDEFALREDGLFCRADHDVVERASLGAGDPLSPLHPARPLQMAAEPISARQPALRPHVHKQPEKTTRVRTVLNEKQLHTLRTCYAANPRPDALMKEQLVEMTGLSPRVIRVWFQNKRCKDKKRSIMMKQLQQQQPNDKTNIQGMTGTPMVAASPERHDGGLQANPVEVQSYQPPWKVLSDFALQSDIDQPAFQQLVNFSEGGPGSNSTGSEVASMSSQLPDTPNSMVASPIEA, from the exons ATGCGCGCCCGCTCCAAGGTGTACCACATCGAGTGCTTCCGCTGCGTGGCCTGCAGCCGCCAGCTCATCCCCGGGGACGAGTTCGCGCTGCGAGAGGACGGGCTTTTCTGCCGGGCCGACCACGACGTGGTGGAGAGAGCCAGTCTGGGCGCCGGAGACCCGCTCAGCCCTCTGCACCCCGCAAGGCCGCTGCAAATGGCAG CCGAGCCCATATCCGCCCGACAACCGGCCCTGAGACCCCACGTCCACAAGCAGCCCGAGAAGACCACCCGCGTGCGGACTGTGCTGAACGAGAAGCAGCTGCACACCTTGCGGACCTGCTACGCCGCCAACCCCCGACCCGACGCGCTCATGAAGGAGCAACTGGTGGAGATGACGGGCCTCAGCCCCCGTGTGATCCGGGTCTGGTTTCAAAACAAGCGGTGCAAGGACAAGAAGCGGAGCATCATGATGAAACAGCTCCAGCAGCAGCAGCCGAATGACAAAACT AATATCCAGGGGATGACAGGAACCCCCATGGTGGCTGCCAGTCCAGAAAGACATGATGGTGGCTTACAGGCCAACCCGGTGGAAGTGCAGAGCTACCAACCACCTTGGAAAGTACTGAGTGACTTCGCCTTGCAGAGTGACATAGATCAGCCGGCCTTTCAGCAGCTG GTCAATTTTTCAGAAGGAGGACCTGGCTCTAATTCCACTGGAAGTGAAGTGGCTTCGATGTCCTCTCAGCTCCCAGATACACCCAACAGCATGGTGGCCAGTCCCATAGAGGCATGA